In Pararge aegeria chromosome 17, ilParAegt1.1, whole genome shotgun sequence, one genomic interval encodes:
- the LOC120630959 gene encoding probable ribonuclease ZC3H12B isoform X2 translates to MYSYLHYVSNRTHFSKYVESSLGWAGERGEDSSYDSECDDDGGHRAASRTPSDTLGAEFAEYVTHAPPPPQPNQAKIEFAVKLGYSERLARTALQRLGPDPPRNELLAELINLASKRPPRVPSPPPLAEPELLPDRAPLRHIVIDGSNVAMSHGNKEVFSCRGIEICVDWFRARGHKEINVFVPKWRKETSRPDNPVADRDALERLERSRVLVYTPSRLVGGKRLICYDDRYILKLAAETDGIVVSNDNYRDLAAESPEFRKVVEERLLMFSFVNDRFMPPDDPLGRSGPTLDAFLRAPPSRSDPPPACPYGRKCTYGNKCKFHHPERAGRPHKSVAEKLSERAARKARDLHTLSLPPGGRPVDTKKPLARAHSATPRLADASLVSHFDRAQIPGPSQPPPDPNPHRKLARQLTLNPNCDPRLHSTAGRVSSAPVGAAGAIAPRMAGMSLSPCASEGALQHWEARRRMHFHLAGIFPEAQVAEVMATYPDETDPQKMCAILLDRYRPSEATLPRPMH, encoded by the exons atgtatagtTATTTGCACTACGTATCGAACAGGACACACTTTTCG AAATATGTGGAGTCGTCGTTGGGATGGGCTGGTGAGCGTGGCGAGGATTCAAGTTACGACTCCGAGTGTGACGATGACGGCGGACACCGCGCCGCTTCGCGCACTCCCTCCGACACTCTTGGTGCGGAGTTTGCAGAGTACGTCACTCACGCACCGCCACCACCGCAGCCGAACCAA GCTAAAATCGAGTTCGCTGTGAAATTGGGTTACTCTGAAAGGCTAGCCAGAACTGCTTTGCAGCGGCTAGGCCCTGATCCTCCTCGGAATGAGTTGCTGGCAGAACTCATCAACCTCGCTTCCAAGAGGCCCCCGCGTGTACCTTCCCCGCCACCCCTCGCTGAGCCTGAACTGCTACCTGACCGAGCACCACTAAGACACATCGTCATTGACGGCAGCAATGTTGCTATGAG CCACGGCAACAAGGAAGTATTCTCATGCAGAGGTATCGAAATATGTGTGGACTGGTTCCGAGCACGGGGacacaaagaaataaatgtGTTCGTACCAAAATGGCGAAAGGAAACTTCCCGACCCGACAATCCAGTAGCTGATCGCGACGCCCTTGAACGTCTTGAAAGAAGTCGCGTTCTTGTCTATACACCTAGCCGTCTTGTGGGTGGAAAACGACTTATCTGCTACGATGATAGATATATCCTAAAACTCGCGGCTGAAACAGACGGAATCGTCGTTTCGAATGACAATTATAGGGACCTAGCCGCGGAAAGTCCTGAATTCCGAAAGGTCGTCGAAGAGCGTCTGTTGATGTTTTCGTTCGTTAATGACAGATTTATGCCTCCGGATGATCCCCTAGGAAGATCGGGACCCACGTTAGACGCTTTCCTTAGAGCGCCACCATCGCGTAGTGACCCACCTCCCGCGTGCCCCTACGGTCGCAAGTGCACCTACGGTAACAAGTGTAAATTCCACCACCCAGAACGAGCTGGCCGACCGCATAAATCAGTCGCAGAGAAACTGTCCGAACGCGCTGCACGCAAGGCCCGCGATTTGCACACGTTAAGTCTCCCTCCGGGCGGAAGGCCGGTCGATACCAAGAAACCATTAGCCCGAGCACATTCAGCAACGCCTCGGTTGGCTGACGCAAGTCTCGTCTCGCATTTCGACAGAGCACAAATCCCAGGACCATCACAGCCTCCGCCAGATCCAAATCCACATAGGAAACTTGCGCGACAACTAACGCTGAACCCGAACTGTGACCCGAGACTTCACTCGACTGCCGGTCGTGTATCGTCAGCCCCTGTGGGGGCAGCGGGCGCTATAGCTCCAAGGATGGCAGGAATGTCTCTATCGCCTTGCGCTTCCGAAGGGGCTCTTCAGCATTGGGAAGCAAGGCGACGGATGCATTTTCATTTAGCGGGAATTTTCCCTGAAGCACAAGTTGCAGAAGTGATGGCTACATATCCGGACGAAACGGACCCGCAAAAAATGTGCGCGATTCTTTTAGACCGGTACAGACCCAGCGAAGCTACTTTGCCGCGTCCGATGCATTGA
- the LOC120631150 gene encoding early boundary activity protein 1-like isoform X2, with protein sequence MTTFAVKSDLDAAHALLDLQSDYRENHYGHVERHSRGAENIESTYAIAKLLNSLIGSKVHHPHSSTPKNKYLPKRLKECTIERKPTPTKRVCHQGTQTDFELHLPEIEKMESIIQELCTKIENLESQLKTQNPEISSISASYEAMSDISSEEYSDVQSTRKPHKRKINLTFSDLSPIGGYNSNYKERDNSLERDVKPCRENKRFLKPKNNIKCNNDLVPIGDGNAEVPSRLLKNMDWTSYTTATRKLLTAVFSRTVLATHSLTGKPSPAFPDKPAKKKLDPVLVSDIVQTVVERCRVPENVVRTSITTKCADESKMFRTRQQNKKKRKSAKKENISPSDDSDDSYLSN encoded by the exons ATGACTACCTTCGCTGTTAAATCCGACTTGGATGCCGCTCACGCCTTATTAGATCTTCAAAGTGATTATCGTGAAAATCATTATGGTCATG tCGAGAGACATTCTCGTGGAGCGGAAAATATTGAATCAACGTACGCCATTGCAAAATTATTGAACAGTCTTATTGGAAGCAAG GTACATCATCCTCATTCGAGTACACCAAAGAACAAATACCTACCGAAACGCTTGAAAGAATGTACAATAGAGAGGAAACCTACGCCCACGAAAAGAGTTTGCCATCAGGGTACTCAAACGGATTTTGAATTACATTTACCGGAAATTGAAAAAATGGAGTCCATTATACAAGAGCTCTGTACTAAAATAGAGAATTTAGAAAGCCAACTTAAAACACAAAATCCTGAAATATCATCCATATCTGCTTCCTATGAAGCTATGTCGGATATTTCAAGTGAAGAGTACTCAGATGTTCAAAGCACGCGAAAACCTCACAAACGGAAAATAAATCTGACATTTAGTGATTTA AGTCCCATTGGAGgttataattcaaattacaaagAACGCGATAATTCTCTAGAACGTGACGTAAAACCTTGTAGAGAAAACAAGAGATTTCTTAAACCcaagaataatattaaatgtaacaacGACTTG GTGCCTATCGGTGACGGCAACGCAGAAGTGCCATCAAGACTGTTAAAAAATATGGACTGGACCTCTTACACGACTGCTACTCGAAAACTGTTGACCGCAGTGTTTTCACGAAC GGTCCTCGCAACTCATTCACTGACGGGAAAACCATCTCCAGCGTTCCCGGATAAACCTGCTAAAAAGAAATTAGATCCAGTGCTCGTGAGCGATATTGTTCAAACTGTAGTCGAAAGATGCCGTGTCCCGGAAAATGTTGTACG AACAAGTATTACAACGAAATGCGCCGATGAAAGCAAAATGTTTCGGACACGTCAGCAGAATAAAAAGAAGCGGAAGTCTGCGAAGAAGGAAAATATATCTCCCTCCGATGATTCAGACGACTCATATTTatccaattaa
- the LOC120631150 gene encoding early boundary activity protein 2-like isoform X3 has protein sequence MTTFAVKSDLDAAHALLDLQSDYRENHYGHVERHSRGAENIESTYAIAKLLNSLIGSKQVHHPHSSTPKNKYLPKRLKECTIERKPTPTKRVCHQGTQTDFELHLPEIEKMESIIQELCTKIENLESQLKTQNPEISSISASYEAMSDISSEEYSDVQSTRKPHKRKINLTFSDLVPIGDGNAEVPSRLLKNMDWTSYTTATRKLLTAVFSRTVLATHSLTGKPSPAFPDKPAKKKLDPVLVSDIVQTVVERCRVPENVVRTSITTKCADESKMFRTRQQNKKKRKSAKKENISPSDDSDDSYLSN, from the exons ATGACTACCTTCGCTGTTAAATCCGACTTGGATGCCGCTCACGCCTTATTAGATCTTCAAAGTGATTATCGTGAAAATCATTATGGTCATG tCGAGAGACATTCTCGTGGAGCGGAAAATATTGAATCAACGTACGCCATTGCAAAATTATTGAACAGTCTTATTGGAAGCAAG caGGTACATCATCCTCATTCGAGTACACCAAAGAACAAATACCTACCGAAACGCTTGAAAGAATGTACAATAGAGAGGAAACCTACGCCCACGAAAAGAGTTTGCCATCAGGGTACTCAAACGGATTTTGAATTACATTTACCGGAAATTGAAAAAATGGAGTCCATTATACAAGAGCTCTGTACTAAAATAGAGAATTTAGAAAGCCAACTTAAAACACAAAATCCTGAAATATCATCCATATCTGCTTCCTATGAAGCTATGTCGGATATTTCAAGTGAAGAGTACTCAGATGTTCAAAGCACGCGAAAACCTCACAAACGGAAAATAAATCTGACATTTAGTGATTTA GTGCCTATCGGTGACGGCAACGCAGAAGTGCCATCAAGACTGTTAAAAAATATGGACTGGACCTCTTACACGACTGCTACTCGAAAACTGTTGACCGCAGTGTTTTCACGAAC GGTCCTCGCAACTCATTCACTGACGGGAAAACCATCTCCAGCGTTCCCGGATAAACCTGCTAAAAAGAAATTAGATCCAGTGCTCGTGAGCGATATTGTTCAAACTGTAGTCGAAAGATGCCGTGTCCCGGAAAATGTTGTACG AACAAGTATTACAACGAAATGCGCCGATGAAAGCAAAATGTTTCGGACACGTCAGCAGAATAAAAAGAAGCGGAAGTCTGCGAAGAAGGAAAATATATCTCCCTCCGATGATTCAGACGACTCATATTTatccaattaa
- the LOC120630959 gene encoding probable ribonuclease ZC3H12B isoform X3: MYAIENSQKYVESSLGWAGERGEDSSYDSECDDDGGHRAASRTPSDTLGAEFAEYVTHAPPPPQPNQAKIEFAVKLGYSERLARTALQRLGPDPPRNELLAELINLASKRPPRVPSPPPLAEPELLPDRAPLRHIVIDGSNVAMSHGNKEVFSCRGIEICVDWFRARGHKEINVFVPKWRKETSRPDNPVADRDALERLERSRVLVYTPSRLVGGKRLICYDDRYILKLAAETDGIVVSNDNYRDLAAESPEFRKVVEERLLMFSFVNDRFMPPDDPLGRSGPTLDAFLRAPPSRSDPPPACPYGRKCTYGNKCKFHHPERAGRPHKSVAEKLSERAARKARDLHTLSLPPGGRPVDTKKPLARAHSATPRLADASLVSHFDRAQIPGPSQPPPDPNPHRKLARQLTLNPNCDPRLHSTAGRVSSAPVGAAGAIAPRMAGMSLSPCASEGALQHWEARRRMHFHLAGIFPEAQVAEVMATYPDETDPQKMCAILLDRYRPSEATLPRPMH, from the exons ATGTACGCGATTGAAAACTCCCAG AAATATGTGGAGTCGTCGTTGGGATGGGCTGGTGAGCGTGGCGAGGATTCAAGTTACGACTCCGAGTGTGACGATGACGGCGGACACCGCGCCGCTTCGCGCACTCCCTCCGACACTCTTGGTGCGGAGTTTGCAGAGTACGTCACTCACGCACCGCCACCACCGCAGCCGAACCAA GCTAAAATCGAGTTCGCTGTGAAATTGGGTTACTCTGAAAGGCTAGCCAGAACTGCTTTGCAGCGGCTAGGCCCTGATCCTCCTCGGAATGAGTTGCTGGCAGAACTCATCAACCTCGCTTCCAAGAGGCCCCCGCGTGTACCTTCCCCGCCACCCCTCGCTGAGCCTGAACTGCTACCTGACCGAGCACCACTAAGACACATCGTCATTGACGGCAGCAATGTTGCTATGAG CCACGGCAACAAGGAAGTATTCTCATGCAGAGGTATCGAAATATGTGTGGACTGGTTCCGAGCACGGGGacacaaagaaataaatgtGTTCGTACCAAAATGGCGAAAGGAAACTTCCCGACCCGACAATCCAGTAGCTGATCGCGACGCCCTTGAACGTCTTGAAAGAAGTCGCGTTCTTGTCTATACACCTAGCCGTCTTGTGGGTGGAAAACGACTTATCTGCTACGATGATAGATATATCCTAAAACTCGCGGCTGAAACAGACGGAATCGTCGTTTCGAATGACAATTATAGGGACCTAGCCGCGGAAAGTCCTGAATTCCGAAAGGTCGTCGAAGAGCGTCTGTTGATGTTTTCGTTCGTTAATGACAGATTTATGCCTCCGGATGATCCCCTAGGAAGATCGGGACCCACGTTAGACGCTTTCCTTAGAGCGCCACCATCGCGTAGTGACCCACCTCCCGCGTGCCCCTACGGTCGCAAGTGCACCTACGGTAACAAGTGTAAATTCCACCACCCAGAACGAGCTGGCCGACCGCATAAATCAGTCGCAGAGAAACTGTCCGAACGCGCTGCACGCAAGGCCCGCGATTTGCACACGTTAAGTCTCCCTCCGGGCGGAAGGCCGGTCGATACCAAGAAACCATTAGCCCGAGCACATTCAGCAACGCCTCGGTTGGCTGACGCAAGTCTCGTCTCGCATTTCGACAGAGCACAAATCCCAGGACCATCACAGCCTCCGCCAGATCCAAATCCACATAGGAAACTTGCGCGACAACTAACGCTGAACCCGAACTGTGACCCGAGACTTCACTCGACTGCCGGTCGTGTATCGTCAGCCCCTGTGGGGGCAGCGGGCGCTATAGCTCCAAGGATGGCAGGAATGTCTCTATCGCCTTGCGCTTCCGAAGGGGCTCTTCAGCATTGGGAAGCAAGGCGACGGATGCATTTTCATTTAGCGGGAATTTTCCCTGAAGCACAAGTTGCAGAAGTGATGGCTACATATCCGGACGAAACGGACCCGCAAAAAATGTGCGCGATTCTTTTAGACCGGTACAGACCCAGCGAAGCTACTTTGCCGCGTCCGATGCATTGA
- the LOC120630959 gene encoding probable ribonuclease ZC3H12D isoform X1, whose translation MSKESQLFISVPRSCLNEFYSKYLNLVETFYYVTLSENKSGDTSEKQEFVYFNVIINLNPADNNFNSRELVDRIQKYVESSLGWAGERGEDSSYDSECDDDGGHRAASRTPSDTLGAEFAEYVTHAPPPPQPNQAKIEFAVKLGYSERLARTALQRLGPDPPRNELLAELINLASKRPPRVPSPPPLAEPELLPDRAPLRHIVIDGSNVAMSHGNKEVFSCRGIEICVDWFRARGHKEINVFVPKWRKETSRPDNPVADRDALERLERSRVLVYTPSRLVGGKRLICYDDRYILKLAAETDGIVVSNDNYRDLAAESPEFRKVVEERLLMFSFVNDRFMPPDDPLGRSGPTLDAFLRAPPSRSDPPPACPYGRKCTYGNKCKFHHPERAGRPHKSVAEKLSERAARKARDLHTLSLPPGGRPVDTKKPLARAHSATPRLADASLVSHFDRAQIPGPSQPPPDPNPHRKLARQLTLNPNCDPRLHSTAGRVSSAPVGAAGAIAPRMAGMSLSPCASEGALQHWEARRRMHFHLAGIFPEAQVAEVMATYPDETDPQKMCAILLDRYRPSEATLPRPMH comes from the exons ATGTCAAAAGAATCGCAGCTGTTCATATCAGTTCCTCGGTCGTGCCTTAACgaattttatagtaaatatCTTAATTTGGTGGAAACTTTTTACTATGTTACGCTTTCTGAAAATAAAAGTGGGGACACGAGTGAGAAACAAGAGTTTGTCTACTTCAATGTTATTATTAATCTGAATCCTGCAGACAATAACTTCAATTCACGCGAACTTGTCGACCGAATTCAG AAATATGTGGAGTCGTCGTTGGGATGGGCTGGTGAGCGTGGCGAGGATTCAAGTTACGACTCCGAGTGTGACGATGACGGCGGACACCGCGCCGCTTCGCGCACTCCCTCCGACACTCTTGGTGCGGAGTTTGCAGAGTACGTCACTCACGCACCGCCACCACCGCAGCCGAACCAA GCTAAAATCGAGTTCGCTGTGAAATTGGGTTACTCTGAAAGGCTAGCCAGAACTGCTTTGCAGCGGCTAGGCCCTGATCCTCCTCGGAATGAGTTGCTGGCAGAACTCATCAACCTCGCTTCCAAGAGGCCCCCGCGTGTACCTTCCCCGCCACCCCTCGCTGAGCCTGAACTGCTACCTGACCGAGCACCACTAAGACACATCGTCATTGACGGCAGCAATGTTGCTATGAG CCACGGCAACAAGGAAGTATTCTCATGCAGAGGTATCGAAATATGTGTGGACTGGTTCCGAGCACGGGGacacaaagaaataaatgtGTTCGTACCAAAATGGCGAAAGGAAACTTCCCGACCCGACAATCCAGTAGCTGATCGCGACGCCCTTGAACGTCTTGAAAGAAGTCGCGTTCTTGTCTATACACCTAGCCGTCTTGTGGGTGGAAAACGACTTATCTGCTACGATGATAGATATATCCTAAAACTCGCGGCTGAAACAGACGGAATCGTCGTTTCGAATGACAATTATAGGGACCTAGCCGCGGAAAGTCCTGAATTCCGAAAGGTCGTCGAAGAGCGTCTGTTGATGTTTTCGTTCGTTAATGACAGATTTATGCCTCCGGATGATCCCCTAGGAAGATCGGGACCCACGTTAGACGCTTTCCTTAGAGCGCCACCATCGCGTAGTGACCCACCTCCCGCGTGCCCCTACGGTCGCAAGTGCACCTACGGTAACAAGTGTAAATTCCACCACCCAGAACGAGCTGGCCGACCGCATAAATCAGTCGCAGAGAAACTGTCCGAACGCGCTGCACGCAAGGCCCGCGATTTGCACACGTTAAGTCTCCCTCCGGGCGGAAGGCCGGTCGATACCAAGAAACCATTAGCCCGAGCACATTCAGCAACGCCTCGGTTGGCTGACGCAAGTCTCGTCTCGCATTTCGACAGAGCACAAATCCCAGGACCATCACAGCCTCCGCCAGATCCAAATCCACATAGGAAACTTGCGCGACAACTAACGCTGAACCCGAACTGTGACCCGAGACTTCACTCGACTGCCGGTCGTGTATCGTCAGCCCCTGTGGGGGCAGCGGGCGCTATAGCTCCAAGGATGGCAGGAATGTCTCTATCGCCTTGCGCTTCCGAAGGGGCTCTTCAGCATTGGGAAGCAAGGCGACGGATGCATTTTCATTTAGCGGGAATTTTCCCTGAAGCACAAGTTGCAGAAGTGATGGCTACATATCCGGACGAAACGGACCCGCAAAAAATGTGCGCGATTCTTTTAGACCGGTACAGACCCAGCGAAGCTACTTTGCCGCGTCCGATGCATTGA
- the LOC120631150 gene encoding early boundary activity protein 1-like isoform X1 encodes MTTFAVKSDLDAAHALLDLQSDYRENHYGHVERHSRGAENIESTYAIAKLLNSLIGSKQVHHPHSSTPKNKYLPKRLKECTIERKPTPTKRVCHQGTQTDFELHLPEIEKMESIIQELCTKIENLESQLKTQNPEISSISASYEAMSDISSEEYSDVQSTRKPHKRKINLTFSDLSPIGGYNSNYKERDNSLERDVKPCRENKRFLKPKNNIKCNNDLVPIGDGNAEVPSRLLKNMDWTSYTTATRKLLTAVFSRTVLATHSLTGKPSPAFPDKPAKKKLDPVLVSDIVQTVVERCRVPENVVRTSITTKCADESKMFRTRQQNKKKRKSAKKENISPSDDSDDSYLSN; translated from the exons ATGACTACCTTCGCTGTTAAATCCGACTTGGATGCCGCTCACGCCTTATTAGATCTTCAAAGTGATTATCGTGAAAATCATTATGGTCATG tCGAGAGACATTCTCGTGGAGCGGAAAATATTGAATCAACGTACGCCATTGCAAAATTATTGAACAGTCTTATTGGAAGCAAG caGGTACATCATCCTCATTCGAGTACACCAAAGAACAAATACCTACCGAAACGCTTGAAAGAATGTACAATAGAGAGGAAACCTACGCCCACGAAAAGAGTTTGCCATCAGGGTACTCAAACGGATTTTGAATTACATTTACCGGAAATTGAAAAAATGGAGTCCATTATACAAGAGCTCTGTACTAAAATAGAGAATTTAGAAAGCCAACTTAAAACACAAAATCCTGAAATATCATCCATATCTGCTTCCTATGAAGCTATGTCGGATATTTCAAGTGAAGAGTACTCAGATGTTCAAAGCACGCGAAAACCTCACAAACGGAAAATAAATCTGACATTTAGTGATTTA AGTCCCATTGGAGgttataattcaaattacaaagAACGCGATAATTCTCTAGAACGTGACGTAAAACCTTGTAGAGAAAACAAGAGATTTCTTAAACCcaagaataatattaaatgtaacaacGACTTG GTGCCTATCGGTGACGGCAACGCAGAAGTGCCATCAAGACTGTTAAAAAATATGGACTGGACCTCTTACACGACTGCTACTCGAAAACTGTTGACCGCAGTGTTTTCACGAAC GGTCCTCGCAACTCATTCACTGACGGGAAAACCATCTCCAGCGTTCCCGGATAAACCTGCTAAAAAGAAATTAGATCCAGTGCTCGTGAGCGATATTGTTCAAACTGTAGTCGAAAGATGCCGTGTCCCGGAAAATGTTGTACG AACAAGTATTACAACGAAATGCGCCGATGAAAGCAAAATGTTTCGGACACGTCAGCAGAATAAAAAGAAGCGGAAGTCTGCGAAGAAGGAAAATATATCTCCCTCCGATGATTCAGACGACTCATATTTatccaattaa